Proteins encoded by one window of Mesorhizobium sp. INR15:
- a CDS encoding ThuA domain-containing protein, whose product MTTKAVVWGENVHEQTNAAVRDLYPLGMHGTIAAALNQDKSIEATTATLQEPEHGLSEKRLAATDVLLWWGHAAHGEVKDEVVERVQKRVWEGMGLIVLHSGHYSKIFKRLMGTPCSLKWREAGERERVWAINRSHPIAQGIGECLEIGETEMYGEPFAVPEPLETVFVSWYEGGEVFRSGLTYQRGAGRIFYFSPGHETYPIYHNEGVQQVLRNAVRWAHNPAPAWSGITNAPNVPTDTAKEKIVQKGLRLHADGDKGLS is encoded by the coding sequence ATGACGACAAAAGCGGTTGTCTGGGGCGAAAACGTCCATGAGCAGACCAATGCCGCCGTGCGCGATCTCTATCCCCTGGGCATGCATGGCACCATCGCGGCTGCACTCAACCAGGACAAGAGCATCGAGGCTACCACCGCCACCTTGCAGGAACCCGAACATGGTCTGAGCGAAAAGCGCCTTGCCGCGACCGACGTGTTGCTGTGGTGGGGCCATGCCGCCCACGGCGAGGTCAAGGACGAGGTCGTCGAGCGCGTCCAGAAACGGGTCTGGGAAGGCATGGGGCTGATCGTGCTCCACTCCGGCCACTATTCGAAGATTTTCAAGCGGCTGATGGGCACGCCCTGCTCGCTGAAATGGCGCGAGGCCGGCGAGCGCGAGCGTGTCTGGGCGATCAACCGCAGCCACCCGATCGCGCAAGGCATCGGTGAGTGCCTGGAGATCGGCGAGACGGAAATGTACGGCGAGCCCTTTGCCGTGCCGGAGCCGCTGGAGACGGTGTTCGTGTCCTGGTACGAGGGCGGCGAGGTTTTCCGCTCTGGCCTGACCTATCAGCGCGGCGCCGGACGGATCTTCTATTTCTCGCCGGGCCACGAGACCTATCCGATCTACCACAATGAAGGCGTGCAGCAGGTGCTGCGCAACGCAGTGCGCTGGGCGCACAACCCGGCGCCGGCCTGGTCCGGCATCACCAATGCGCCGAACGTGCCGACCGACACGGCCAAGGAAAAGATCGTCCAGAAGGGCCTGCGCCTGCATGCCGATGGCGACAAGGGTCTTAGCTGA
- a CDS encoding Gfo/Idh/MocA family protein → MHRLLLLGTGGIAGHHIEEFAKIPGCDIVACVDQVPGRAAAFAAANKIGQSFESLEAAIAWGQFDAAINATPDGAHKATTLALLAAGKHVFCEKPLAPNHADALAMTEAAEAAGVVNMVNLTYRNSPAIQEARRLVQAGEIGELRHVEASYKQSWLVSKSWGDWRVEDKWLWRLSSKHGSTGVLGDVGIHILDFATYGAAQDIVSLHADLVTFPKAAGDRIGDYVLDANDSVAITARLKSGSLATIVASRYTTGHTNDLSLAMHGTKGAIKVETDGGTSHLSACLGKDVDLQRWRTLVTPEVKRNARRFADALDTGQNGDPSFRRAADIQKLIDAAFESSAVKLPVSIA, encoded by the coding sequence ATGCACCGTCTGCTTTTGCTTGGTACCGGCGGCATCGCCGGCCATCATATCGAAGAGTTCGCCAAGATACCGGGCTGCGACATTGTCGCCTGTGTCGATCAGGTGCCCGGCCGCGCGGCGGCGTTTGCCGCCGCCAACAAGATTGGCCAGTCTTTCGAGAGCCTGGAAGCGGCGATCGCCTGGGGCCAGTTCGACGCAGCCATCAACGCGACCCCGGATGGCGCGCATAAGGCGACGACGCTGGCGCTGCTTGCCGCCGGCAAACATGTCTTCTGTGAGAAGCCGCTGGCGCCGAACCACGCCGATGCCTTGGCCATGACCGAAGCCGCCGAAGCGGCGGGCGTCGTCAACATGGTCAATCTCACCTATCGCAATTCGCCGGCCATCCAGGAGGCACGGCGCCTAGTGCAGGCCGGCGAGATCGGCGAATTGCGCCATGTCGAGGCGAGCTACAAGCAAAGCTGGCTGGTCAGCAAGTCGTGGGGCGACTGGCGCGTCGAGGACAAATGGCTGTGGCGTCTGTCGAGCAAGCATGGCTCGACCGGCGTGCTGGGCGATGTCGGCATTCACATCCTGGACTTCGCCACCTATGGCGCGGCCCAGGATATCGTCAGCCTGCATGCCGACCTGGTGACCTTTCCGAAGGCGGCGGGCGATCGGATCGGTGACTATGTCCTGGACGCCAATGACAGCGTGGCCATTACGGCGCGGCTGAAGTCCGGCTCGCTGGCGACGATCGTGGCAAGCCGCTACACGACCGGTCACACCAATGACCTGTCGCTGGCCATGCACGGCACCAAGGGCGCGATCAAGGTCGAGACCGATGGGGGAACATCGCACCTGTCGGCTTGCCTGGGCAAGGATGTCGACCTGCAGCGCTGGCGCACGCTGGTAACGCCGGAGGTCAAGCGCAATGCCCGGCGTTTCGCCGATGCGTTGGATACCGGCCAGAACGGTGATCCTTCCTTCCGGCGCGCCGCTGACATTCAGAAGCTGATCGATGCCGCCTTCGAGAGCTCAGCGGTCAAACTGCCGGTCTCGATAGCCTGA
- a CDS encoding peroxiredoxin family protein codes for MTRLHNGQMFPQLEIPLTGGGTIKLPEALAGQFGVVLIYRGAWCPFCNTQLAAFERASEKFADIGIKVVAFSVDDEATTTALVAKHHLRFPVGYGVDAGQIAAATGAYTNDTPSFLQTTGFVLTPNGSVINAVYSSGPIGRLVPDDVAGLVSYIKSKA; via the coding sequence AATTCCGCTCACCGGCGGGGGTACCATCAAGCTGCCCGAGGCGCTCGCGGGACAATTCGGCGTGGTGCTGATCTATCGCGGAGCCTGGTGCCCGTTCTGCAACACGCAGTTGGCCGCGTTTGAAAGAGCGTCGGAAAAATTCGCAGATATTGGCATCAAGGTCGTTGCGTTCTCGGTAGACGACGAGGCAACGACAACGGCGTTGGTAGCTAAGCATCATCTGCGTTTTCCCGTCGGATATGGCGTCGACGCTGGGCAGATTGCGGCTGCCACCGGCGCCTACACCAACGACACGCCGAGTTTTCTCCAGACCACCGGCTTCGTTCTGACGCCAAACGGTTCGGTGATCAACGCCGTGTATTCCAGCGGGCCGATAGGCCGGCTGGTTCCTGACGATGTCGCCGGTTTGGTGAGCTACATCAAGTCAAAGGCGTAA
- a CDS encoding DUF680 domain-containing protein, which translates to MKKTILTLAAVLALSGSAFAANTNQQIKQAPAATCVDSRTHVKLDCASTGSLEKQGTTENTAAGKGPRLGISINPWIVPSAF; encoded by the coding sequence ATGAAAAAGACAATCCTTACGCTTGCCGCCGTGCTGGCTCTTTCGGGCTCGGCATTTGCCGCCAACACCAACCAGCAGATCAAGCAGGCTCCGGCCGCGACCTGCGTCGACAGCCGTACTCATGTGAAGCTTGATTGTGCTTCGACCGGTTCGCTCGAGAAGCAGGGCACCACGGAAAACACCGCTGCCGGCAAAGGCCCGCGCCTTGGCATCAGCATCAATCCATGGATCGTGCCGAGCGCATTCTAA